GCGCATCCGCTTTCAGCACAACCATCTGCCACTAATCTGCGCCAGGCAATTTTCCGCACTCAACAGTGGCTGTTAACTCAGCAGCATCCGGACGGATTTTGGGTCGGCGAGTTGGAAGGCGACAGCATTTTGGAAAGCGAGTTTCTTCTGCTGTTGGCATTTTTGGGCGAAGAATATTCGCCCTTAGCCAAAAAGTGTGCGAATCATTTGCTCGATAAGCAAGCATCTGCTGGCGGCTGGACGCAATACCCTGGCGGACCAATCGATATCAGCGCCAGTGTGAAAGCTTATTTTGCACTGAAGCTTACTGGTCACGACCCGGCTGCCAAATACATGCAGCGTGCTCAAGCAGCCATTCTAGCCGGCGGTGGCGCGGATGCCGTGAATAGCTTTACGCGGTTTTATTTGGCGCTATTGGGTCAAATTCCTTACGAAGCTTGTCCCAATGTTCCGCCAGAATTCGTATTGCTGCCATCATGGTTCCCGGTAAATCTATATTCGATTAGCGCCTGGTCGCGGACTATTTTGGTACCGCTTTCGATCATCTCGGCGTTTCAGCCCGTTCGGAAAATCGAGCCGGAACGCAGCATTCGCGAACTATTTCTACAAGATCCGCTTTCTTGGCCATATCCGCGCTGTCCTGGTCTGAACTCAGGCAAACGGTTGCTAAGTTGGGATCGCTTCTTTCATCTCACTGACAAAACTTTCAAATATTTGCAGCGCCACGGTTTGACGCCGCTACGAAGAATTGCAGTTAATGTGGCTAAACGATGGATGTTTGAACGCTTTAACCATAGCGACGGGCTAGGCGCTATTTTCCCACCAATGGTTTGGGCGATTGTCGCACTGCGCGCGCTTGGTTACGACGACAAACACTCAGAAATGCAGTATTGCCGGCAGCGACTATGGGATTTGGTGATCGAAAACGAAGATTCCGCCCGGCTTCAACCGTGCAAATCGCCAGTATGGGATACCGCCCTCACCTTGCGGGCTTTAATTGCCAGCGGACTGGGTGGCCAGGATGCGGCTGTGGAGCGCGGCATTCATTGGCTATTGGCGCAGGAAATTCGCACTCT
This portion of the Pirellulales bacterium genome encodes:
- the shc gene encoding squalene--hopene cyclase, translating into MLHQSHPASTTGSASIVGPEPSDSVLSLPAQSSFAHPLSAQPSATNLRQAIFRTQQWLLTQQHPDGFWVGELEGDSILESEFLLLLAFLGEEYSPLAKKCANHLLDKQASAGGWTQYPGGPIDISASVKAYFALKLTGHDPAAKYMQRAQAAILAGGGADAVNSFTRFYLALLGQIPYEACPNVPPEFVLLPSWFPVNLYSISAWSRTILVPLSIISAFQPVRKIEPERSIRELFLQDPLSWPYPRCPGLNSGKRLLSWDRFFHLTDKTFKYLQRHGLTPLRRIAVNVAKRWMFERFNHSDGLGAIFPPMVWAIVALRALGYDDKHSEMQYCRQRLWDLVIENEDSARLQPCKSPVWDTALTLRALIASGLGGQDAAVERGIHWLLAQEIRTLGDWSRSVKSQPGGWCFEFVNAFYPDLDDTAMVLMSLQESYNTSQYGEPALPPNLRLIADATVPAMPDARRHALLRDDISGAVQRGMQWMLALQNRDGGWGAFDRDNTAEFLCHVPFADHNAMIDPSSPDLAGRVLESLAGSGRRVGDDAVDRAVAYLRRAQEADGSWFGRWGVNYIYGTWQALTGLAAVRVPHDDPAIVAGAQWLIAHQQPSGGWGESANSYAQSYLRGQGRETASQTAWAVLGLIATGRFDHPVTLRGIHFLLAQQNADGTWHETEFTGTGFPQVFYLRYHYYRIYFPLMALARWTKAAGEVQH